A window of Streptomyces marispadix contains these coding sequences:
- a CDS encoding ROK family protein: MTPTRTSKLERGRGALGPALELVHTGRAPTRAALTAELGVTRATAGAVAAELESLGLITVDSRPGAASGTQGRPSHRLSVKAEGPVVLAAQVHADGYRAALVGLGGHIVATAPGSGTAAADPAEILREVVASGAELLKTTGRRCVGAGLAVPSAVAEPEGTAINPLHLAWEVGAPVREIFTRALAEARVSGPSGEATATGYAANDINLAALAEHRHGAGRGARHLLVVGTGHRGVGGALVLDGRLHTGSSGLALEVGHLTVDPGGRPCHCGSRGCLDVETDPLAFLEAAGREPGPEISLLKRAQELIREEYDTDPAVRTAVETLIDRLGLGIAGLVNILNPDRVILGGLHRALLETDGERLRAVIADRSLWGRSGSVPVLPSSLAHNSLVGAAELAWQPVLDDPLGTLTGR; encoded by the coding sequence GTGACCCCGACGCGTACAAGCAAATTGGAGCGAGGCCGCGGCGCTCTCGGCCCGGCGCTGGAACTCGTACACACCGGCAGGGCGCCCACCCGGGCCGCGCTCACCGCCGAACTCGGCGTGACGAGGGCGACCGCGGGCGCCGTCGCCGCCGAGCTGGAGTCGCTCGGCCTGATCACGGTCGACTCCCGGCCCGGCGCCGCCTCCGGAACCCAGGGCCGGCCCTCGCACCGGCTCTCCGTGAAAGCCGAAGGCCCCGTCGTGCTCGCCGCACAGGTCCACGCCGACGGCTACCGCGCCGCACTGGTCGGTCTCGGCGGTCACATCGTCGCCACCGCACCGGGCTCCGGCACGGCCGCGGCCGATCCGGCGGAGATCCTCCGCGAGGTCGTCGCCTCCGGCGCGGAGCTGCTGAAGACCACCGGACGCCGCTGTGTGGGCGCGGGTCTCGCCGTGCCCTCGGCCGTCGCCGAACCCGAGGGCACCGCGATCAACCCCCTGCATCTGGCGTGGGAAGTGGGCGCCCCCGTACGGGAGATCTTCACCCGCGCGCTGGCCGAGGCCCGCGTCAGCGGACCCTCCGGGGAGGCGACGGCGACCGGCTACGCCGCCAACGACATCAACCTCGCCGCCCTCGCCGAGCACCGCCACGGCGCGGGCCGCGGCGCCCGCCATCTGCTCGTCGTGGGGACCGGGCACCGCGGCGTCGGCGGCGCGCTCGTACTCGACGGGCGCCTGCACACCGGGAGTTCCGGCCTCGCGCTGGAGGTGGGACACCTCACCGTCGATCCCGGCGGGCGGCCCTGCCACTGCGGCAGCCGGGGCTGCCTGGACGTGGAGACCGACCCGCTCGCCTTCCTGGAGGCCGCCGGTCGCGAACCCGGGCCGGAGATCTCGCTCCTCAAGCGCGCCCAGGAGCTGATCCGCGAGGAGTACGACACCGATCCGGCCGTGCGCACGGCGGTGGAGACCCTGATCGACCGGCTCGGACTGGGCATCGCCGGGCTCGTCAACATCCTCAACCCCGACCGGGTCATCCTCGGCGGTCTGCACCGCGCGCTGCTGGAGACCGACGGCGAACGGCTGCGCGCGGTGATCGCCGACCGCAGCCTGTGGGGGAGGAGCGGCAGCGTGCCGGTCCTGCCCAGTTCGCTCGCGCACAACAGTCTCGTCGGCGCCGCCGAACTCGCCTGGCAGCCCGTACTGGACGACCCGCTCGGGACGCTGACGGGACGCTGA
- a CDS encoding MFS transporter — translation MSTLNKIRSALAGAKGLRSRGDDASPPPGLRRLRIATTVFFALDGFLFAGWVVRIPAVKEQTGASPSALGLALLGVSAGGVVTMMLTGRLCRRYGNHSVTVVAAALLSLGVALPPLTHSAVSLGLVLLVFGAAYGGLNVAMNAAAVDLIAALGRPVMPGFHAAFSLGGMAGAGLGGLVAGQLSATRHLLLLTAAGLILTALAGRVLLSHPVPAPARFAEGARPVSPSAPSGDSPAAEQAPQAPKSARRARRLVLVLGLVALCTAYGEGALADWSALHLTEDLHAGPGTAAAGYSLFALAMTAGRLCGTALLERLGQSRLLTTGGLTAGAGMLLASVAPEIWLVLVGFVITGLGLANLFPVAVARAGALTGPGGVAAASTLGYGGMLVGPVAIGFLAEWFSLTAALTTVALLAFVAAAVGRLVRGALADGG, via the coding sequence GTGTCGACACTGAACAAAATACGGTCGGCGCTCGCCGGGGCAAAGGGGCTCCGCAGTCGCGGAGACGACGCCTCCCCGCCGCCCGGCCTGCGCCGTCTCCGTATCGCGACGACGGTCTTCTTCGCGCTCGACGGCTTCCTCTTCGCCGGCTGGGTGGTACGCATCCCGGCGGTCAAGGAGCAGACGGGGGCCTCCCCCAGCGCACTCGGGCTGGCGCTGCTCGGGGTGTCCGCGGGCGGCGTCGTCACGATGATGCTCACCGGGCGGCTCTGCCGCCGGTACGGCAACCACTCCGTGACCGTCGTCGCGGCAGCGCTGCTCTCGCTCGGTGTCGCGCTGCCGCCGCTGACGCACTCCGCCGTGTCCCTCGGTCTCGTACTGCTGGTGTTCGGAGCAGCCTACGGCGGTCTGAACGTGGCGATGAACGCCGCGGCCGTCGATCTGATCGCCGCCCTGGGGCGGCCCGTGATGCCGGGATTCCACGCCGCGTTCAGCCTGGGCGGCATGGCGGGGGCGGGCCTGGGCGGTCTGGTCGCGGGGCAGTTGAGCGCGACGCGGCATCTGCTGCTGCTGACCGCGGCCGGGCTGATCCTCACGGCGCTCGCCGGGCGCGTCCTGCTCTCGCACCCTGTCCCGGCTCCCGCACGGTTCGCAGAAGGGGCGCGGCCCGTATCCCCGTCCGCGCCTTCGGGAGACTCACCGGCCGCCGAGCAGGCCCCGCAGGCTCCGAAGTCCGCGCGCCGCGCCCGTCGCCTCGTCCTCGTGCTGGGCCTGGTCGCGCTGTGCACCGCATACGGCGAGGGCGCACTCGCCGACTGGAGCGCCCTGCATCTCACCGAGGATCTGCACGCGGGCCCGGGGACCGCCGCCGCGGGCTACTCGCTCTTCGCACTCGCCATGACCGCCGGGCGCCTGTGCGGCACGGCACTGCTCGAACGCCTAGGGCAGAGCCGCCTGTTGACCACCGGCGGCCTCACCGCGGGGGCGGGCATGCTGCTGGCGTCGGTGGCGCCCGAGATCTGGCTGGTCCTCGTCGGATTCGTGATCACCGGGCTCGGACTGGCCAACCTCTTCCCCGTCGCCGTCGCACGTGCCGGTGCGCTCACCGGCCCCGGCGGCGTGGCCGCGGCCTCCACCCTCGGCTATGGCGGAATGCTCGTCGGGCCCGTCGCCATCGGCTTCCTCGCCGAGTGGTTCTCGCTGACGGCGGCGCTGACCACCGTGGCGTTGCTCGCCTTCGTCGCCGCGGCAGTGGGCCGTCTGGTGCGCGGCGCGCTCGCCGACGGCGGCTGA
- a CDS encoding glycoside hydrolase family 3 N-terminal domain-containing protein — MTVEEKLGQLQQLTWNPDTGPGEGQNEKAREAAAKGRLGSVLNITGAKECNDLQRFAVEESRLGIPLVFGLDVIHGFLTTFPVPLAQGASFDPAVVAADAEVSAREAASWGVHWTFAPMADVSREPRWGRIAEGSGEDPYLTAELTAAKVRGYQGDDYSEEGRIAACAKHFVGYGFPEGGRDYNTVDISERRLRDVALPPFKAAVDAGVATVMASFNTVNGVPAHANPHTLTGILHEEFGFDGFVVGDYNGVQELIPHGVAADGSDAAALALGAGVDMEMVSTTYADHGKELLESGRLDMERLDDAVTRVLRVKARLGLFENPYTDEDGEIAKPTRTARRRAREAAARCAVLLKNDERTLPFGKDTASLAVVGPLGDDTQELHGTWAGPGSRMFPAVSVLEGVKKAVPDAKVTFARGCAVTGDDTGGFEKAEAVVRAADAAVVVVGEKASHSGEAASRSDIRLPGVQEELIRRIARTGKPFAVVVLAGRPLVLSGIVEQAPAVLAGWHPGLEGGNAVADVLFGEVNPGGKLPVTLPRAVGQLAEYYAHENTGRPYDPDNKYTSKYLDLAHGPLFPFGHGLSYTTFGYSRLELSDESVSAKAVRDGHAKVGVTVRVENTGRRKGDEVVQLYIRDKVASIAQPVRRLRGFERVALEPGESRTVSFELGADDLGFHTNDPSGELLVEAGEFTVYAGGSSEAELHTKLTLT, encoded by the coding sequence ATGACCGTGGAGGAGAAGCTCGGACAGCTACAGCAGCTCACCTGGAACCCCGACACCGGGCCGGGCGAGGGCCAGAACGAGAAGGCACGGGAGGCCGCGGCCAAGGGGCGGCTGGGCTCCGTCCTGAACATCACCGGCGCCAAGGAGTGCAACGACCTCCAGCGCTTCGCCGTCGAGGAGTCACGTCTCGGCATCCCGCTGGTCTTCGGACTCGACGTCATCCACGGCTTTCTGACGACCTTTCCGGTGCCGCTCGCCCAGGGCGCCTCCTTCGACCCCGCGGTGGTCGCCGCCGACGCCGAGGTCAGCGCACGTGAGGCCGCGTCGTGGGGCGTGCACTGGACGTTCGCGCCGATGGCCGACGTAAGCCGCGAGCCCCGCTGGGGGCGCATCGCCGAAGGCAGCGGCGAAGACCCGTATCTCACGGCGGAGTTGACGGCCGCGAAGGTACGCGGATACCAGGGCGACGACTACTCGGAAGAGGGCAGGATCGCCGCCTGCGCCAAGCACTTCGTCGGCTACGGCTTTCCCGAGGGCGGCCGTGACTACAACACCGTGGACATCTCCGAGAGACGGCTGAGGGACGTCGCGCTGCCGCCGTTCAAGGCGGCCGTGGACGCGGGCGTGGCCACCGTCATGGCGTCCTTCAACACCGTCAACGGCGTCCCCGCGCACGCCAATCCGCACACTCTCACCGGCATCCTGCACGAGGAGTTCGGCTTCGACGGCTTCGTCGTCGGCGACTACAACGGCGTCCAGGAACTGATCCCGCACGGCGTCGCCGCCGACGGCTCGGACGCCGCGGCCCTGGCGCTCGGCGCCGGAGTCGACATGGAGATGGTCAGCACCACCTACGCCGACCACGGCAAGGAGCTGCTGGAGTCCGGCCGTCTCGACATGGAGCGCCTCGACGACGCCGTCACCCGCGTGCTGCGCGTCAAGGCACGCCTCGGGCTCTTCGAGAACCCGTACACCGACGAGGACGGCGAGATCGCCAAGCCCACGCGGACCGCGCGCAGGCGCGCCCGTGAGGCCGCCGCCCGCTGCGCCGTGCTGCTGAAGAACGACGAGCGCACGCTCCCCTTCGGCAAGGACACCGCCTCGCTCGCCGTCGTCGGCCCGCTCGGTGACGACACCCAGGAGCTGCACGGCACTTGGGCGGGTCCCGGATCGCGCATGTTCCCCGCCGTGTCCGTACTGGAAGGCGTGAAGAAGGCCGTACCGGACGCGAAGGTGACGTTCGCCCGGGGCTGCGCGGTCACGGGCGACGACACCGGCGGCTTCGAGAAGGCAGAGGCCGTGGTACGGGCCGCCGACGCGGCGGTCGTCGTCGTCGGCGAGAAGGCGAGCCACAGCGGGGAGGCCGCGTCGCGCAGCGACATCCGGCTCCCGGGCGTGCAGGAGGAGTTGATCCGCCGGATCGCGAGGACCGGCAAGCCGTTCGCGGTCGTGGTCCTCGCGGGCCGCCCGCTGGTGCTCTCCGGGATCGTGGAGCAGGCTCCGGCCGTACTCGCGGGCTGGCACCCCGGGCTGGAGGGCGGCAACGCCGTCGCGGACGTCCTCTTCGGCGAGGTGAACCCGGGCGGCAAGCTGCCCGTGACCCTCCCGCGTGCGGTCGGGCAGCTCGCCGAGTACTACGCGCACGAGAACACCGGCCGCCCGTACGACCCGGACAACAAGTACACCTCCAAATACCTCGATCTGGCGCACGGTCCGCTCTTCCCCTTCGGGCACGGCCTGAGTTACACCACCTTCGGGTACTCGCGGCTCGAACTGAGCGACGAGAGCGTGAGCGCGAAGGCCGTACGCGACGGACACGCGAAGGTCGGGGTGACCGTGCGGGTGGAGAACACCGGCCGCCGCAAGGGTGACGAGGTGGTGCAGCTCTACATCCGCGACAAGGTCGCCAGCATCGCCCAGCCGGTACGCAGGCTTCGCGGCTTCGAGCGGGTCGCACTCGAACCGGGCGAGAGCCGCACGGTCTCCTTCGAACTCGGCGCCGACGACCTCGGCTTCCACACCAACGACCCGTCAGGCGAACTCCTCGTGGAGGCAGGGGAGTTCACGGTCTACGCGGGCGGCAGCTCGGAGGCGGAGCTGCACACGAAGCTCACTCTCACCTGA
- a CDS encoding response regulator transcription factor has translation MIRVLLADDQSLVRAGFRALLDAQPGIEVAGEAADGEEALRLVRELRPDLVLMDIRMPVLDGLAATRRITEDPELADVKVVMLTTFELDEYVFEAIRSGASGFLVKDTEPEELVRAARAVVDGDALLSPSVTRRLIEEFAARSKEPAEAESLSQLTEREREVMALVGIGLSNEEIAGRLVVSPLTAKTHVSRAMVKLGVRDRAQLVVLAYESGLVRPGWLG, from the coding sequence GTGATCCGAGTCCTGCTCGCCGACGACCAGTCGCTGGTACGTGCGGGATTCCGCGCGCTGCTCGACGCCCAGCCCGGGATCGAGGTGGCGGGGGAGGCCGCCGACGGGGAGGAAGCCCTGCGGCTGGTGCGCGAACTGCGTCCGGATCTGGTGCTGATGGACATCAGGATGCCCGTGCTCGACGGGCTGGCGGCCACGCGCCGTATCACCGAGGACCCTGAACTGGCGGACGTGAAGGTGGTCATGCTGACGACCTTCGAGCTGGACGAGTACGTCTTCGAGGCGATCCGCTCCGGGGCCTCCGGTTTCCTCGTCAAGGACACCGAACCGGAGGAGCTGGTACGGGCCGCACGTGCCGTCGTCGACGGGGACGCGCTGCTGTCGCCCAGCGTCACCCGGCGGCTGATCGAGGAGTTCGCGGCGAGGTCCAAGGAGCCCGCGGAGGCCGAGTCGCTGTCCCAACTCACCGAGCGCGAACGGGAAGTGATGGCGCTCGTGGGCATCGGCCTGTCCAACGAGGAGATCGCAGGGCGTCTCGTGGTCTCGCCGCTCACCGCCAAGACACATGTGAGCCGTGCGATGGTCAAGCTCGGCGTGCGCGACCGGGCCCAACTCGTCGTCCTCGCCTACGAGTCGGGGCTCGTACGGCCCGGCTGGCTCGGCTGA
- a CDS encoding sensor histidine kinase has translation MRRGPRAAGQESAGRHVPWLTSLAVLVIQQAGSQGAAANQEGLRTSLDVYARLLLAVGPLLLLVRYRLPRTAVFGCAAATVVYLAAGYPYGPVFVSVAVAAFAAVVGGRRYAAWGALALVWAGHLLIGYVLRDWLPPEGDQPPGWQSELLVAAWIAAVLAAAELARTRREEWARRRAEEEAAERRRVDEERLRIARELHDVLAHSISVINVQAGMGLALLDSDPEQARSALTTIKSASKEALGEVRQVLDTLRSSGDAPRAPAPGLARLPELTAQAADAGLRVTTETEGEERALPPGADLAAFRIVQEALTNVVRHSESRTARVRMSYGPRELRLDIDDEGPASGGGSAPGRTGGGNGILGMRERAAALGGSAEAGPRPDGGFRVTARLPVGPGGSVSAPPAEEST, from the coding sequence ATGCGGCGCGGCCCGCGCGCCGCGGGGCAGGAGTCCGCCGGCCGCCATGTGCCCTGGCTGACGTCTCTGGCCGTGCTCGTGATCCAGCAGGCGGGCTCCCAGGGCGCGGCTGCCAACCAGGAGGGCCTGCGGACCTCGCTCGACGTCTACGCGCGGCTGCTGCTGGCGGTGGGTCCGCTGCTGCTGCTGGTGCGCTACCGCCTTCCCCGCACCGCCGTCTTCGGCTGCGCGGCGGCCACCGTGGTGTATCTCGCCGCCGGATATCCGTACGGGCCGGTCTTCGTCAGCGTCGCCGTGGCCGCCTTCGCCGCCGTCGTCGGCGGCCGACGCTATGCGGCATGGGGTGCGCTGGCGCTGGTGTGGGCGGGCCATCTGCTCATCGGCTATGTGCTGCGGGACTGGCTGCCGCCCGAGGGCGACCAGCCGCCGGGCTGGCAGTCCGAACTCCTCGTGGCCGCCTGGATCGCGGCCGTCCTCGCGGCCGCCGAACTCGCCCGTACCCGCCGCGAGGAGTGGGCCCGCCGCCGAGCCGAGGAGGAGGCGGCCGAGCGCCGCCGCGTGGACGAGGAGCGGCTGCGCATCGCGCGTGAGCTGCACGATGTGCTGGCGCACAGCATCTCCGTCATCAACGTCCAGGCAGGCATGGGTCTGGCGCTGCTGGACTCCGATCCCGAACAGGCCCGCAGCGCTCTGACGACCATCAAGAGCGCCAGCAAGGAGGCCCTGGGGGAGGTCCGGCAGGTGCTGGACACGCTGCGCTCCTCCGGCGACGCCCCGCGCGCACCCGCTCCCGGCCTGGCCCGGCTGCCGGAGCTGACCGCGCAGGCCGCGGACGCGGGACTGCGGGTCACCACCGAGACCGAGGGCGAGGAGAGGGCGCTGCCGCCGGGCGCCGACCTGGCCGCGTTCCGTATCGTCCAGGAGGCCCTGACCAACGTCGTACGGCACTCCGAATCCCGTACGGCCCGTGTACGGATGAGCTACGGGCCCCGCGAACTGCGGCTCGACATCGACGACGAGGGCCCCGCGTCCGGCGGCGGCAGCGCTCCCGGCCGTACCGGCGGCGGCAACGGCATCCTCGGGATGCGCGAACGGGCCGCGGCGCTCGGCGGCAGCGCCGAGGCGGGCCCGCGACCCGACGGCGGATTCCGTGTCACCGCACGTCTGCCCGTCGGCCCGGGCGGTAGCGTGTCGGCGCCCCCGGCCGAGGAGTCAACGTGA
- a CDS encoding TetR/AcrR family transcriptional regulator: MVRIQGARERARDEIVVAIKEEARRQLAAEGAAKLSLRAVARSLGMVSSALYRYFPGRDDLLTALITDSYDALGAATEAAHEASAAQGDSHIARWQAVCRAHREWALGHPHEYALVYGSPVPGYAAPASTTVSATRAAAALVAVASDAYAAGALRVPGTDRGSGGPDPTAAGVPAAPAAVLDDARELAERLEVRLPAPVVAELIAAWAQLAGLVSFELFGHFERVVAAREKFFDHAVASLAHNVGLA; the protein is encoded by the coding sequence ATGGTCAGGATCCAGGGCGCCCGGGAGCGGGCACGTGACGAGATCGTCGTCGCCATCAAGGAGGAGGCCCGCAGACAGCTCGCCGCAGAGGGCGCGGCCAAGCTCTCCCTACGTGCCGTCGCCCGCAGCCTCGGCATGGTCTCCTCGGCGCTCTACCGCTACTTCCCCGGCCGGGACGACCTGTTGACCGCCCTGATCACCGACTCGTACGACGCGCTGGGGGCCGCCACCGAGGCCGCCCACGAGGCTTCCGCAGCGCAGGGCGACTCGCACATCGCGCGCTGGCAGGCCGTTTGCCGGGCGCATCGCGAGTGGGCGCTGGGCCACCCGCACGAGTACGCGCTCGTCTACGGTTCGCCGGTCCCCGGATATGCGGCACCGGCGTCCACGACGGTCTCCGCCACCCGTGCCGCGGCGGCTCTGGTCGCCGTGGCGTCCGACGCGTATGCCGCCGGTGCACTGCGGGTGCCCGGCACGGACAGGGGCAGCGGCGGTCCGGACCCCACGGCGGCCGGAGTCCCGGCAGCGCCCGCTGCCGTGCTCGACGACGCCCGTGAGCTGGCCGAGCGTCTGGAGGTACGGCTGCCCGCGCCGGTGGTCGCCGAACTGATCGCCGCCTGGGCGCAGTTGGCGGGGCTGGTGAGCTTCGAACTCTTCGGGCACTTCGAACGCGTCGTGGCAGCGAGGGAGAAGTTCTTCGACCACGCAGTGGCTTCGCTCGCCCACAACGTGGGCCTGGCCTGA
- a CDS encoding nitroreductase family deazaflavin-dependent oxidoreductase — protein MTAAHVIRPDWLTRRVINPAVAWLARHGIAVAGSRELAVRGRKSGEWRRTPVNPLAYRGERYLVAPRGHVQWTHNMRAAGGGELHKGGHVERFTASELRDDEKPEILRAYLKKWSWEVGAFFKGLSAKSTDAELLAAAHKYPVFRITALPPADEGAYRSSTSEG, from the coding sequence ATGACCGCAGCACATGTCATCAGACCGGACTGGCTCACCCGCCGCGTAATCAATCCCGCTGTCGCCTGGCTCGCCCGGCACGGCATCGCCGTAGCCGGGTCACGGGAACTCGCCGTGCGCGGCCGGAAGAGCGGCGAGTGGCGCCGTACGCCCGTCAATCCGCTCGCGTACCGGGGTGAGCGTTATCTCGTGGCGCCGCGCGGCCATGTCCAGTGGACGCACAACATGCGTGCCGCGGGCGGCGGGGAGCTGCACAAGGGAGGCCACGTAGAGCGGTTCACGGCATCCGAACTGCGCGACGACGAGAAGCCGGAGATCCTGCGGGCCTATCTGAAGAAGTGGAGTTGGGAGGTGGGGGCGTTCTTCAAGGGGCTCAGCGCGAAGTCGACCGACGCCGAACTGCTCGCCGCCGCCCACAAGTACCCGGTCTTCCGGATCACCGCGCTCCCGCCCGCCGACGAGGGCGCGTACCGGTCGAGTACGTCCGAGGGCTGA